A single genomic interval of Littorina saxatilis isolate snail1 linkage group LG17, US_GU_Lsax_2.0, whole genome shotgun sequence harbors:
- the LOC138952529 gene encoding claspin-like has product MRNKGDGSEADGDCEMDHEAAGGQDMPMDSDSEEESIQVTKKRAKRMIIDDDDGSEDSGNENADAEQKDEDKTVTNNLAADDDSSNEGQGSPVAKKKTRPKDNKKKTVDEVLTAVLEDSDSGENERKTDAGVDDDNHSSDESSDDSDKETSSQGPVRLNGDLFDAEDSSEDDRNDLDMAAGAAYDSAEDKDFDESSLDPKLLKKLKKLKGAGKKPREQKTRKCKPTKDDMLELHSESQRLMRETQVRLPYHKPAPKSLQDFMQRAKKKQEVYKVLKGARDIERAQVIQDKIAEPSIVKLPNLRHSGRSSQKAQRHSSAAESQQSLPDSGHVSGGSNPSSQGNVSKPSVVEAGDSAVQVNATGEDELPDLVANHSDGLSVSQPISQLNSQQTEEGEESQISQCSQSTTRRENSQPVSDGDNMMVEEYDSPAPENSQSQSQRIEEVESLSVKDCDSQRSQDAADTVSESLELEHADACVDDGDEATKDAEIVQTNGGTSTVSASVSSRVADSTLSESVQKLANEDIGSKDKTLDTDESKKQTNENIVSKDNTLENNESNAADSKEKESDLCASDSKGEDGSNNTAEEVTVPSLQTARQKALEELEQKGVVPALRRPNGSFIVLDDDEPEVKKDDPRSKGMQKLLDLLLKQHQKKEPKKPKDVEISIVEKTGEEGQDKGLKLNKVTYHTEGEPEADLDLEAESHTPGGRLQVLKRKLEQGMQKRRAAAFERRKQLYDMENEEGFENADDGLPEEEEEAELTDQSDTDDEGNSDADEELEGEGEEKEEKDWNNPFLDDEADEDSDDDGNEHVDRQRPVCAEINDMGDDDDNDLFQDTDQLHLELDLSDDEEDDKDGEKDEKEDENEEEEEMAFKKPSQRRPLAISDDEDISQENIPSAQDSTKSCGSTNTGEPKSLDLSFEVMTPMTRLLQDTQPHGNPHRSSLAQPIEDSQDLYGGSESDHNNSFASSAMHTSFSEDTASQMLDADGFIKLPTTQPRKMVKSSSFLHEGSQDATGGMDELMGLCSGQFAKGIQKEGLLSGGFGGLFDNTSQSQDDRGSVTSLFDSSSQSQGAGNRDSQADTDNMDDLLGLCSGQFASSNDEAKKSQSGEAKRGVKRRIVIRDDSSDEEDDVAGTGPFKLLSDDEASKHSAKNELSGSEDENEDGHDSDALEQEPSFRGFQQKGNLLQQFVEDEAELSGSEAESDENLDIAEEDDILEMELGDNDVSLSNDQLRDQVGRVHMKQMLDDDDRQLMRYKEMYLPDGDLHSEGAGRQRRFHWKSMGDDGSQQDMFAEGSDEEKEAAEDPDEKQWRTERFEREKFLESQQQEVAGEEEESNSQFLKFGKFFMKRQVSEPSSVAPKPQPPTLLRPKPVRSQSLMEKTSPSKFVKPKIPKRGSFLTRSKENLAKIAELTKSNSLNVNGTRGSRNFVFSVNSDKEENTNEKLVIKASSEEKAVPAVKKRTAHKPPAKKQCVEPRTRPKSQKSIFGLIDK; this is encoded by the exons ATGAGGAACAAGGGGGATGGATCAGAAGCTGATGGAGACTGTGAGATGGATCATGAGGCTGCAGGTGGCCAAG ATATGCCCATGGACAGTGATTCTGAAGAAGAAAGCATCCAAGTAACAAAGAAACGCGCCAAAAGG ATGAtcattgatgatgatgatggaagtgaagatAGTGGTAATGAGAATGCTGATGCTGAACAGAAGGACGAAGACAAGACTGTGACAAACAATCTTGCAGCCGATGATGACAGCAGCAATGAAG GGCAGGGTTCACCAGTTGCGAAAAAGAAGACAAGGCCAAAGGACAACAAGAAGAAG ACAGTGGATGAAGTTCTGACTGCTGTGCTCGAAGACTCAGATTCAGGAGAGAATGAACGAAAAACTG ATGCTGGAGTCGATGACGATAATCATAGCTCTGATGAGAGCAGTGACGATTCAGACAAGGAGACAAGTTCACAG GGTCCAGTCAGACTGAATGGTGATCTGTTTGATGCTGAAGACAGCAGTGAGGATGATCGCAACGACTTAGACATGG CTGCTGGTGCTGCCTATGACAGTGCAGAGGATAAAGATTTTGATGAATCAAGTCTGGACCCTAAGTTGTTGAAAAAGTTGAAGAAATTGAAG GGTGCTGGGAAAAAGCCAAGGGAACAGAAGACCAGAAAGTGTAAGCCCACAAAGGATGACATGCTAGAACTACACAGTGAATCTCAGCGACTTATGAGAG AAACCCAAGTGCGCCTGCCATACCACAAGCCAGCGCCCAAGTCCTTGCAAGATTTCATGCAGAGAGCAAAGAAGAAACAGGAGGTGTACAAGGTGCTGAAAGGAGCCCGTGATATTGA AAGAGCTCAGGTTATCCAAGACAAGATAGCGGAACCAAGCATAGTGAAACTGCCCAATCTTCGTCACTCTGGACGCTCATCGCAGAAAGCACAGAGACATTCATCAGCTGCCGAATCCCAGCAGTCTCTTCCTGACTCGGGACATGTCTCCGGTGGCAGTAATCCTTCCAGTCAGGGAAACGTCTCAAAGCCTTCTGTTGTCGAGGCAGGTGATTCTGCTGTACAAGTCAATGCCACTGGTGAGGATGAGTTGCCGGACTTGGTTGCCAACCATTCAGATGGACTAAGTGTTTCTCAGCCAATATCTCAGCTGaattctcagcaaacagaagaAGGGGAGGAGTCACAAATTTCACAATGTTCTCAGAGTACGACGAGGAGAGAAAACTCGCAGCCTGTATCTGACGGTGATAATATGATGGTGGAGGAGTATGATTCGCCGGCCCCAGAGAATTCTCAGTCGCAGTCTCAGCGCATTGAAGAGGTGGAGTCTTTGTCTGTCAAAGACTGTGACTCACAGAGAAGTCAGGACGCCGCCGACACTGTGTCAGAGTCGTTAgaacttgaacatgcagatgcTTGtgttgatgatggtgatgaagCTACTAAAGACGCTGAAATTGTTCAAACAAACGGGGGTACTTCTACTGTCAGTGCTTCGGTAAGTTCAAGGGTTGCTGATTCAACACTATCAGAATCTGTACAAAAGCTAGCAAATGAGGACATTGGTAGCAAAGACAAAACACTGGATACCGATGAATCTAAAAAGCAGACAAATGAGAACATTGTTAGCAAAGACAATACACTGGAGAACAATGAATCTAATGCAGCTGATTcaaaggagaaagagagtgactTGTGTGCAAGCGATAGCAAAGGAGAGGATGGCTCCAACAATACTGCGGAGGAAGTGACAGTTCCCTCCTTGCAGACTGCTCGTCAGAAAGCGTTGGAGGAGTTGGAACAGAAGGGGGTTGTGCCAGCACTAAGGCGTCCTAACGGCAGCTTTATTGTTCTGGACGATGATGAGCCTGAGGTGAAAAAGGACGACCCGAGATCAAAGGGGATGCAGAAGTTGTTGGACCTCTTGTTGAAACAGCACCAGAAAAAGGAACCCAAGAAACCAAAAGATGTGGAGATCAG CATTGTGGAGAAGActggagaggaagggcaggaCAAAGGGCTGAAGCTGAACAAAGTGACCTACCACACGGAGGGCGAACCCGAGGCAGACCTGGACCTGGAGGCTGAGAGTCACACACCAG GAGGGAGATTGCAGGTGCTCAAGCGAAAATTGGAACAGGGGATGCAGAAGCGAAGAGCGGCGGCTTTTGAGCGACGCAAACAGCTGTATGACATGGAGAACGAGGAAGGTTTTGAGAACGCTGACGATGGATTGccggaggaggaagaggaggcgGAACTGACGGACCAATCTGATACGGACGATGAGGGCAATAGTGATGCTGACGAGGAGTTagagggagaaggagaggagaaagaagaaaaagactgg AACAATCCATTCCTGGATGACGAGGCAGATGAAGATTCAGATGATGATGGAAACGAACATGTGGACCGCCAAAGACCTGTCTGTGCAGAGATCAACGACATGGGCGACGATGATGACAACGATCTGTTTCAAGACACTGACCAGCTGCATCTCGAGCTGGATCTTTCCGATGACGAGGAAGATGACAAAGATGGGGAGAAGGATGAGAAGGAAGAtgagaatgaagaagaagaagaga TGGCCTTCAAGAAACCCAGTCAGAGAAGACCACTGGCTATCAGTGATGATGAAGACATCAGCCAGGAGAACATACCGTCAGCACAGGACTCCACAAAATCCTGCGGTTCTACCAATACAG GTGAGCCCAAGAGTCTGGATTTGTCCTTCGAGGTCATGACACCAATGACACGTCTTCTGCAGGACACGCAGCCACATGGAAAT CCTCACCGTTCAAGCTTAGCACAGCCCATAGAGGACTCACAGGATCTGTATGGGGGTTCAGAGTCGGACCACAATAACTCTTTTGCCAGTTCTGCCATGCATACGTCTTTCAGTGAAGATACAGCATCACAAATGTTGGATGCTGATGG GTTCATAAAACTACCCACAACCCAGCCCAGAAAAATGGTCAAGTCCAGCAGCTTCCTGCACGAGGGAAGTCAAGACGCGACAGGAGGCATGGACGAACTGATGGGCCTCTGCTCAGGGCAGTTTGCAA AGGGTATACAAAAAGAAGGGCTGCTTTCAGGAGGCTTTGGGGGACTGTTTGACAACACCTCTCAGTCTCAGGATGACCGAGGCTCTGTGACCAGCCTGTTTGATTCTTCCTCGCAGTCTCAGGGTGCTGGTAACAGAGAcagtcaagctgacactgacaacATGGATGATCTACTGGGCTTGTGTTCTGGCCAGTTTGCTTCTTCAAATGA TGAAGCCAAGAAAAGCCAGTCGGGAGAGGCGAAGAGAGGAGTGAAGAGGAGAATAGTCATCAGAGATGACTCATCGGATGAGGAAGACGATGTGGCCGGCACTGGGCCCTTCAAGCTGTTGTCTGATGATGAAGCCAGCAAACACTCTGCAAAG AATGAACTTTCCGGATCAGAAGATGAGAATGAAGATGGCCACGATTCAGATGCATTGGAACAAGAACCTTCATTCAGAGGCTTCCAACAGAAAGG GAATCTTCTTCAGCAGTTTGTGGAGGATGAAGCAGAACTTTCTGGAAGTGAAGCTGAGAGCGATGAGAACCTTGACATTGCGGAGGAGGATGACATTCTCGAGATGGAACTTGGCGACAACGATGTTAGCCTGAGCAACGACCAGTTGAGGGACCAGGTCGGCCGTGTTCACAT GAAACAAATGTTAGACGATGACGACAGACAGTTGATGCGCTACAAAGAGATGTACCTGCCTGACGGAGATCTGCACAGTGAGGgtgcaggcagacagagacgattccactggaaaagcatgg GGGATGACGGATCCCAGCAGGACATGTTTGCCGAGGGATCTGATGAGGAGAAGGAGGCAGCAGAGGATCCTGACGAGAAGCAGTGGAGAACGGAACGCTTTGAACGTGAAAAATTCTTGGAATCACAACAG CAAGAAGTTGcgggagaggaggaggaaagTAACAGCCAGTTCCTGAAGTTTGGCAAGTTTTTCATGAAGCGGCAAG TTTCAGAGCCTTCAAGTGTAGCACCAAAGCCACAGCCACCTACACTGCTCAGACCCAAGCCTGTCAGAAGCCAGTCACTGATGGAAAAGACAAGTCCCAGCAAATTTGTCAAACCAAAG ATTCCCAAGCGAGGGTCGTTCCTGACTCGTAGCAAAGAAAACCTGGCCAAGATTGCCGAGCTGACAAAATCAAATTCACTGAACGTCAACGGCACGCGTGGCTCACGAAACTTTGTCTTCAGCGTTAACTCTGACAAAGAAGAGAATACTAATGAAAAG CTCGTCATCAAGGCGTCGTCAGAAGAAAAAGCCGTTCCAGCAGTCAAGAAGAGAACAGCCCACAAGCCTCCAGCCAAAAAGCAGTGTGTGGAACCAAGGACACGGCCAAAATCACAGAAAAGCATCTTCGGACTCATCGACAAGTGA